Genomic DNA from Ictidomys tridecemlineatus isolate mIctTri1 chromosome 6, mIctTri1.hap1, whole genome shotgun sequence:
actgaggattgaacccaggggcactttaccactgagcttcatccatcctcagcccttttttacttttttattttgagacagggtctcgctaaggtgcttagagccttgctaagtttctgaggctggctttacaTTTGCAATTCTGCctcaattgcccaggctggccttgaacatggcaatcctcctgtttcagcctctggagtcactgggattacaggggtgcaccaccattcctggcGGGGCCTAGATATTTATGTTCTTAGCCAAGAGTCATTTTCAGTGGACATGTCCTTGGTGTGCTTGCTCTAAGGTAGGAGCTGGACAGTGAGAACAGGTGGGATTCCATCCCTTTCCTTGAGGACCTAGAAGGGCGGTGACCAGTGAGTGGGACAATGACAGGAACCGTACAGGGTGTGTTGGGAGAACAGAAAGGGTTCCTGACCCAGACCAGGAGGTAGAGTGGGGAGGAGATCATACCTTTTAGATCTGAGTTGGGACTTTAACACGACACACTCTGTCACTCAAAGACAAGTGGGGGTCCTTGAACTGACTCTTCCAGTCATCCGAAGCGTCCCCACATTCTGTCCCCTCTTGTTGCCAGATCTAAAAATCATAGGACTTGGTCTTCCCTGCACATGCCCCCTCCTCTTTCTATGCCTCCCATTCCCCAGGGGCTGGACATGTTGGCtcctctttagtttctttctcgTAAGAAGCAGTTCTAAGCTCCAACTCCAGGCCTGCTTAGATGGATGCCCTTGGTTGAGTAGTGACAGAGTGGAGCCCATGGGGTCAGTGTGCCTCTCACCCTCTGCCTCACTTAAGGCCCTCTCTGAAGAGTTGGCACAGGTAGCATGCCACCGGAGAGAATGCCCAAAGGCAAAAACAGCTCAGCTATTTCCAGAGCTCGTGGGCCCTCTGGCATCACAAGGAGGGACCAGCCCATCTAGAGGAGGACTCAGCTCCTTGGTCCTTATCCTTGTGGCCCCTAACTCCTGGGGTCAAAGGCCAGTTAATCCTGCTGGATTTGGCGCTGCTTGGATTCCCTGAAGAAATCCCAGGAAGGGCGGACAAAGGTCTCCATCTTTTGTCAACAGAGGCAAGTTTGGGTGATTAAGCTAAGAAAGCAAAGCCATTTTAGTCCAGGGATTATATCTGAGGTGTGTTGGGAACTAAGAAGTAGCTTGTCTCCTGCAAGGCAAACCAAACCCAGAAAGACTCTCAGCTAAGCTCTTGCTTCTCCTTCTGACAGGCCAAATGGCTTGGAGTATAAAAGCCAGTGTCCCCTGTGCTCAGCCTCTGTGTTCACACCTTAGCTCTTGATAAGTGATCTCTAGCTCATGTCTAAGCTCCTCGCCATGAGCAGACAAGCCGGTAAGAATCCTTCAGCAGCGGGAGCCAGGGCTTCTCCGGCCACTCGGCCGTGGTGTCCGGCAGCAGCAGGATGAGCGGTGTGGCTCGCTCCAGGGCAGCCGGTGGTGGGGCCTCTGGGTTCCGGGGTGCAGCAGGTGGCTTTGGCAGTCGTAGCCTCTACAACCTAGGTGGCAACAAGAGTATCTCCTTCAGTGTGGCAGCTGGGGACTCAAGGGCTGATCGCTTTGGTGGAGGATGTAGCATCTGTGCCAGTGGCTTGGGTGGTGGCTATAGAGGTAGCTTTGGGGGTGGATATGGAGGAGGTTTGGTGGTGGCAGAGGAATGGGAGGTGAGTTTGGGGGAGCTGGTAATTTTGGGGCAGCTGGAGGTTTTGGGTCTTGGTGACTTTGGCCCTGGAAGCTTCTCTGGAGGAATCCAGGAAGTAACTGTTAACCAGAGCTTCCTGCAGCCCCTCAATGTGGAGACTGACCCCCAAATTGGGGAAGGGAAGGCCCAGGAGCGTGAGCAGATCAAGACTTTCAACAACAAGTTCACCTCCTTCATTGACCAGGTGAGGCAAAGCCCAGAGTGGAGGGTTGGGCTGCCTTGGGGGTCAGTGTGGGAAGATGCCAGGGACCTGCCAGACTTGGGGGCAGGGTACCTGGCTCTTGGCCTTGCTCCTTCCAGGACAGGGAGCAGGCCTCTTTTACTCTTTTGGCTGTTTTTCTAGATGTGAAACAGGGGAAAGAATTCCTGGTCCTAATTCCCTGTAGGAGTAAGTTGAGCAGGAATGAGGACAGGCTCCTAACATgctcttagttttttgaagaatgagATTTGAGCTACCAAATCAGGACAGTTTACTTtcgattccttttttttttttttttaaagagagagtgagagaggagaaagagaggaagagagagagagaatttttaatatttattttttagttctcggcggacacaacatctttgttggtatgtggtgctgaggatcgaacccgggccgcacgcatgccaggcgagcgcgctaccgcttgagccacatccccagcccctttcgaTTCCTTTTGAAAAGCAATTGCTTAATATTCCCAACCAACTGATAACGAAATTTGCATGGATATGAATTTTGGGGCTACCTTTCGGTGAGGAGTATTGGCAATTGGTCCGCTTTTGGTCATACTGTGCTCAACTCTCCAGAGAAGGACAGCTGTGTGAAACTTCTAAGGAAAAGTGAGACTTCATCAACCACATTTTCTCTATAGTGGTCCAAGAAGCTTACAACTACAAGACAATTAAAGTAAGTTTATTCATGTTGATCTTTAGCTGTGTTTTGAAGGATCCCAGTAGACCCAGGGAAGTTCTGGGTCTGGCCCTTAgtatccagttttttttttgttttttttttttttttggcaacttAAGCtctttgagcttcagtttccttatccacAGAACGGGGATTATAACGTCTCATTTATAGGTGGTTGTGAGGGTTAATGAGACATGTGAAAATAGCGGGCACAGTGTAAGTGCTCAGCAAATTCTAGCTCTCCCATTTCTAATCCTCATCCTTCCCAAATTCCAAAGCACAAAGGCAATTGTGGATTCAAGAACTGGGTCCACTCAGGAGGATGAGacgggaggatcgcaagtttgagaaCTGCCTCATcaatttaatgaggtcctaagcaacttagtgagaccctgtctcaaaataaaaaataaaaagggctgaggatgtggctcagtagtaaagcacccctgggttaaatccccaggactaaaaacaaaacaagcaaaaaacaagcaaaaaacaaacGAAACGAAACGAAACCaaccaatcaaacaaaaaaactgggTCCATTCTCCACATTTCCAccctttgttttttgcttttggcattgctgtggattgaatccagggcctcatgcatagaaggcaagcattctaccactgagccgcattccCAGGCCCCCCATTTCTACCATTTGGAGTGGTGGCCCCGCTTGTTCAACTCAAGGGGTTCTTTGCCTTTTCCTCTGGTGCAGGTGAGAGTCCTGGAACAGCAAAACAAGGTCCTGGAGGGCAAGTGGGAATTGCTCCAGCAGCAGAGCATAATCTCTGGCTTGGGCCCCCACAGTCTGGCACCTTTCTTTGAATCCCACATCAGCTTCCTGCACAAGCAGTTGGATTTGTTTCCGGGGGAGAGGGGAGCCTGGAGGGAGACCTGAAGAACATGCAGCATCTGGTGGAAGACTTTAAAAAGAAGTAAGGGCCCCGGTGGCGGAGTTTCTCCTTTTTGGGCTTAGCAGGGGCGTGTGCTCCTAATTTGGCATGTCAGCTGTTCCTGACTGCACCTTCAGTCAATGCTCTTGGATGGGTATATCCAGTGAAGCATGACCAAGCGAAACGGGGTGACAGGGTGGGGACTGACACTCCTATGTGccttattattatatatttttcgtTCTCCAGCAGGTCCCCTTCTATACCAGCTCAGATGGACAAAAAAGTCTTCCCAGAATTTAGGGCATTTTAGTACACTTTACTACACTTTACTGTACATAGGAATCACCTTGGAAGTTTGCCCAAAATGTCCTAGTTCTTTGTCTTGAGTTCTAGTTCTTGATCATCTGAATCAGTAGGTGTGGGACAGGCCCAGGGATCTGAGTACTCCCTTGTTCCTGGGAATTCTACATGGATGGTCTCGGGCTGCCTTCTGTAAAGCACTCTTTCAATGTGTCTATCCAATTTCAATGTATCCTGTCCCGCTTCTGCAGTGTCACGCCTCCTGCGTGTTTCAAGTTGTAGTTCACGCCCTCTGGTCTGTGAGTTTCACATCCTGAGGTCTGTGGGCGCTCAACTGGGCCTCTCAAGGGGGAGAGCTCCAGACATCCCCAGGGGTCAGGACCCACAGGGATGAGTACAGCTGTTCTGGGGAGGCTCCGTTCCAACTATGCCACACAAGTTCATGGCCACTCATTGTTTGCAGGTTCTATGCTGGGATCTGGGGATCCAGAGGCACTCACATCTAAATTTCTCAGAAACCTCTTTGCTCGTATAATGGTTCCTGTTCTTTAGTCTTCTCAAAATCCATCCTTATGGTGGGAAATTTTAGTCCTTAACAGGCAAGAGTCCATGGCCCTGGGGCATTCAGAAGACATGGATTTATTTGTATCCTAAATTCCTACAAGAAGCTACCTAATTAAGGAAAATAGAAACAGAGCAAACAGAGGCAGAAACACCTGGTGGGGAGAATCATCTCTATGGGTTCCCTGTGTATATACTGTGGCTCTGTGAAGTTGATCAACAAACTCGGGTAAGTGACTGGGCTCCTTGATGTCTTCCTTAACTGCTCACGCCTCAGCTTATCCCTGGAGTTGGAGAGGGTAAGGCAACACCCTGCACTCTGAGAGGTCTTCAGGCAGGAGTTTCAGGACTCAGTGAAAAATGATAGTGCAGGATCCTTgttaaaaaatgattaagaatttcaagatggcgcCAGCAGGGCATTAAAGCCAGCATGAGGAGCTTCTGAATCCCAGGTCTTGTATAACTGCACAGGTTGCATGTGCGTGAAGCAGGTTCTGTCGCTGGAGGAGGAGATTCTGCATGAGTGTGTGAgacacttatttctttttttcacttctgaAACGTCACTGTCCAAATGACATTCAAAAATTCTTTCTGCTGTCTTagatacctaattaaaataaatatattaaaaaaaagaaggtaggCAAATGGGAGGACCAGATTCGGGCTTCCTGCTTCCCCCTCTGTTGTGGGCAGGGCTTacatttttcattacatttttagaaatatttgattAAGGAAGCTGCTCTgagtacattgctggtggggaggACAATTTCGTATCCACTGTGACTAATGAGCTGGTTAGTAATGTGAACTAAAAGTGCATGTGTACCCTGAGGGATATTAATAACCACAATCAACTATAGCTTAATTAAGCTAGTCGTTATAAAGATGAAGTAgttaaaatatccatttttattcAGGAGACTGGGTTTTTGGCACACCATATAACCCAAatcacacacatgctaggtaaatatGATTTTTCTATCCTAAAACTAGATGGTTACTCTAATCGGCTAATGTAGTTTGTATTTTGTTACAACATTAGGTTTCACTGGTCAAAgcaattgaaaggaaaaaaaaccgactttgattttctttcttttaaaagggAAGCTGAGAAGTCATACTTGGAACGAGGAAGAGAGACGAGGGCTTGGAAAGCACGGAGGGTGGGAGGGGACCGGGTCAGTCCTCAGGTTTCCGACTCTTTCTTTCAGGACATGGATGCAGCTTACATGAACCAGAAGGAGCTAACGTGGGCTGCCTGACAGAGGAAGTCAACTTCCCCACAACCCTCTGTGAAACCGTGCTAAGCTCCAGAGACAGCCTGTTGTCATCTTCCCTGTGATAACTCTGGAGGATGGCCCAGGGGCAGGACACACTACCAAAACCTGCTACAGGGCTCAGAACTcagctttgtttctttcttttctttttttttttattggttgttccaACCAGGAAATGTTAACTTTGCTGTTCCCACCTGCACGGACCTGCCCATGGTCGTGGTCCAAGGCCTCTCtccatctcagccctttttactctACACCTTCCCTCTGGCTCTGGTCCAGTATCGCAGCCAGATTCTTCATAACACTCCTCCTTACTGTGATCCCACGCAGACCCATCCAGCAAGGTTTGCTGGCTGATGCTTTCAGGCTGACAACCTGACTCTATTTACACATTGTCTTTTTGTTTTAGCCTTGTTGTCTGGCATCCTTTATTATAGTCCAACCTGAAATATAAGCTTATTTTTCTAGCTGTCCCACCCCCTATCTCCATCTTTGGGGTATCTCTGTTGGTAGGGGACTCCTAGCATCCTCTGGGGTCAGGGTTCATTCATGTTCCCTGCAGGAGCTGTCCCAGATGCACAGCCATGTCAGTGACATGTCTGTGGTCCTCTCCATGGACAAGAACTGCAAATTGGACCTGGACAGCCTCATTGTTGAGGTCTGCACCCAGTACAAGATTGCCCAGAGGTacaaggctgaggctgaggcccTGTACCAGACTGTGGCAGACCATCTTACACGTGACTGAGTTtcctccctggctgggtgtgaGGCACTCAGTCACTTTTAAcatggcagagctttccccaccctttttgGGTTTGAGGGCTTGTCTGTGTGGAGGCATGTCTCACCACTGCCCCAAAGATCCAATCATGGCACCTGACCTTGCAACACTGCCCCCtttgaccttcattggatgggattttccccagaattctttGTTCCCCAGTAAAAGCCCTCTCCCTAGAGTGCTCGCTCTCTTGATAGCTTCTTCAGTGAAACCTCGCTGCCCCgtggggagcttgaggctgagGGTTCGAGGAGCCGTCCTGGAGTTGGTTTAAAGATaactgtgtgtctgtgtctttaatttaaactCTCTGAGGATTTTCCTGCGTGACCGAATCGTTCCTGTCTGCGTTGGCCGCAGACTAAACCAGACCAAGGTGGGAACCCCCACCCATTCCCAAACTCTAGTTTTAGGTCCCTATGACTGTCATCAAGAGTATGACAAGATGTTGTAAGGCTACATTATCACTTTCTTCTCTGTCACTTTGGGGAGCTGCAGAGCACAGCTGGCTGGCATGGGAATTACCTGAAGGGCACCAAGAGCGAGATCATGGAGCTCAACAGGATGATCCAGAGGCTGCAGGCAGACGTTGAGGACATCAagaagcagggggtgggggtgggggtccagGCTCAAAGATGTGATGATCCTGGAGGTTTTTGGAGCTTTGGGGAGAAAAGGAAGTACCATCTGGACTCCTTTGCCACACACTCTCATGGTGTCTTATGGCATAGTCTCTGGGAGCCTTTCTTCTCCCAGATGTTCCTCCTGGAGACTGGGCTTCTTGTAGTGCCCCCTAAGGAGAAATGGTTGCCCATTTTCGTTTACTCAGCAAATCTTCCATTGCAATATTGTCTTTAAATACTAAGTTCTCAGCAGGCTCTGCCTTCTGTGGAGCTACTTATAGTATTCCTTACATAACCTCGATGGCATCTTTGTATTCAGAATAAAGTGATTAAGCAAGGGAGGTTTTAAcagtcctgaaaaaaaaaagtcagtaacTAATCAGACCATTACTACCTTTGCCAGCCTAGGAAAGCAAATCAGTGTTCTATTTCTCCATGAGTCATGAGTTGATTTCAATGGGCCAAGAATGAATTAACCAATTGTAAAACTGACTTGTTTTCAAAGCATGCTCCTTGGGATTTCTAAGGCAGGGGAAGGAGGAATGCTGGATGAGGGAAAGTAAACAATCAGGTATTTGTTTCCTGGTCACTATGCTAATTCATCTTCTACCTCCTCTTGCCCCAGAATGCCAAAGGCATTCATTGCAGAAGCTGAGGAGCATGGGGAATTGGCCCTCAAGGATGCTAATGCCAAACTCCAAGACTTGCAGGCTGTCCTACAGAAGGCCAAGGATGACCTGGTCCAGCTGCAGCATGACTACCAGGAGCTGATGAATGTCAAGCTGGCCCTGGACATGGAGATTGCCACCTTCTGCAAGCTGCTGGAGGGTGAGGAGTGCAGGTGAGTATTCTCCAGATAGAACTTTAGAATAACCTTTAGTGAAAGGAAAGGGGACAAGATTAGGTGAGAACAATTCAGACAATGGGCAAGGAGCCTCCTGAACAAGAGTGAAGAATGGAAGTCTCATTCTATTTCATCAGTCATTATCATATAATTCTCCAATGTATCATGGACATCAGTATTGAAATACATACTTCTATTGATCTTCACTGTGTGCAAAGTGTGGGGGAAAGCGCTCTGGGATTATGACAAAGGTTATAGACCAGGGCTGTCCACGGGTACtttctagaatataaaaatattctgtacCCGTACTATCCACTTGGAGATTTCAAATGTGGCCAGCACAACTAAGGAactgaattttacatttaattttaattaatttaagcaGCTTCATGTGATtaatggctaccatattggacagttCAGTATGGATAGTCCTGCAAGCCCATCTCTGAAGCTGAGTCTACATGGGGGAGAGGTTGATACATATAGATTCTTGACATATAACATACATTGGCAGGTAAATCTTAGTGGATATTACCTGTGAGGGTTGGGTTGGGAATACAGGGATATTTCTGCTGACCCAGAGCCTCAGTCTTCAGGAAGCTCCCAGTCTGTTGGAGGAAGTAGGACCAAagtatgaggaaaaaaaagtctctatGGGAAGTCTCTATGGGAAGGAGCGAGAGTAAAGATGAGCTAAGTGTACTAAGAGCTGAAAGAGGAGGGAGTAGTTGATACCAGAAGCACACAGTGGCAAGGTGCACCAGCACATCCATGTCTGCTCAGATATGTGACAGGTCTGCTCCATGAATAAGAACAAGCTCTTGAACAGGAGCAGTGTGGGTGGGACATTATCAAATTTATCATGCATTGGGTGATGGCCCCTCTCATATTTTCTCTGCTCTGAACAACTGTCAGTTCTACACTGCCCTTCCCCATCGTCTCACTAGGGCTGCATGGGGAAGACTTCTGGGAAGAGGAAAATTGAAAATGGTCTTAGCAGGG
This window encodes:
- the LOC101959236 gene encoding LOW QUALITY PROTEIN: keratin, type II cytoskeletal 2 oral (The sequence of the model RefSeq protein was modified relative to this genomic sequence to represent the inferred CDS: inserted 5 bases in 4 codons; deleted 2 bases in 1 codon) — its product is MPDSKLIATNPSAQVKAGESFSSGSQGFSGHSAVVSGSSRMSGVARSRAAGGGASGFRGAAGGFGSRSLYNLGGNKSISFSVAAGDSRADRFGGGCSICASGLGGGYRGSWGWIWRRFGGGRGMGGEFGGAGNFGAAGGFGSXGDFGPGSFSGGIQEVTVNQSFLQPLNVETDPQIGEGKAQEREQIKTFNNKFTSFIDQVRVLEQQNKVLEGKWELLQQQSIISGLGPHSLAPFFESHISFLHKQLDXVSGGEGSLEGDLKNMQHLVEDFKKNLSLELERDMDAAYMNQKELXVGCLTEEVNFPTTLCETELSQMHSHVSDMSVVLSMDKNCKLDLDSLIVEVCTQYKIAQRYKAEAEALYQTHFGELQSTAGWHGNYLKGTKSEIMELNRMIQRLQADVEDIKKQGVGVGAFIAEAEEHGELALKDANAKLQDLQAVLQKAKDDLVQLQHDYQELMNVKLALDMEIATFCKLLEGEECRMTGECQNTVSILVVNNVTSTSSXSGSVHGGFSEFSGCCSSGSRDSSCGGVSSACGRGAGATAGSTRVGAVEWTGCGDSSSMGHSGMGFSSESTKTSAGHGYTSDSWGSTSVPFSCQLQPAILQVSNPACCPPSLQITPHTLPGVNRYL